Proteins co-encoded in one Papaver somniferum cultivar HN1 chromosome 5, ASM357369v1, whole genome shotgun sequence genomic window:
- the LOC113280686 gene encoding uncharacterized protein LOC113280686, producing the protein MLSGRLKIVMPKLISDFQGAFINEKQMLDVLVNGGSTQRFKPSKGLRQGYSLSPYLFLLVVEILGKLMNDVIQRGQITGFKVAENGNMISHLQFADDTVLFIDAKEDEVTRLFVILSMFESLAGMKLNLDKSTMISFGANDVIGELAKELGCKTEVLPIKYLGMSIGVTSRSILIWDAVSEKMAQKLAS; encoded by the exons ATGTTATCTGGAAGATTAAAAATAGTGATGCCAAAGCTCATTTCGGATTTTCAAGGGGCTTTTATTAATGAGAAGCAGATGTTGGACG TTTTGGTGAATGGAGGCTCAACGCAAAGATTTAAGCCCTCGAAGGGTTTAAGGCAAGGTTATTCACTTTCTCCttatctctttcttcttgtgGTTGAAATCTTGGGTaagttgatgaatgatgttattCAAAGAGGCCAGATTACCGGGTTTAAAGTAGCAGAAAATGGGAACATGATTTCCCATCTACAGTTTGCGGACGATACTGTCCTTTTTATTGATGCTAAGGAGGATGAGGTAACTAGACTTTTTGTTATATTATCAATGTTTGAGTCTTTAGCCGGAATGAAACTTAATCTCGACAAGAGTACTATGATAAGTTTTGGTGCGAATGACGTTATTGGCGAGTTAGCTAAGGAGCTTGGATGTAAAACTGAGGTTTTGCCAATAAAGTATCTTGGCATGTCGATTGGTGTAACTTCGAGAAGTATTTTAATTTGGGACGCGGTTTCAGAAAAGATGGCACAAAAGTTAGCATCTTAG